The genomic window GATGCTCTAGATTCGGAAACGCATTTACTTTTTTTAATTTATATTCAAAAGGTTTGTGTTGGATACAAATGTTATTCAATATGTTTTTTATGTGTTCAACCTGTTCTTCTTTAACATCCCCCAAAAACTCAACCGTAACATGCATATTTTTGTCCTCCACCCATCTAATTTTAGCCGATAAATTTTGACCGTTAATTTCGGCCTGCGTTTTAACAAGCTCCTGCTTGGCTTCGTCTGATAATGGAAAAGCAATAAAAGCGCGCATATTAATTTCCAAATCTCCTTTGCCGATTATTATATTCAGTAATGGCTTTGTCCAGTTCTTTGGCATCAAAATCCGGCCAATACACATCAGTAAAATACAATTCACTGTAAGCGGATTGCCAGGGTAAAAAGCCGGATAATCTTTGTTCACCCGACGTTCTGATGATCAAATCCGGATCATCCTGTCCGGCAGTATCAAGATGAGCGCCAATTAACTCTTCATCAACCTCTTCTGGCTTATACTTTTGTTCAACAATATTTTGCACCGCCCGCACGATCTCATCGCGACCGCCGTAATTTAAAGCAATGTTAAAAATCAATTCATTATTATCTTTGGTGGCTTCGGTTGCCTTTTTTATTTTTTCCTGAACTTTTTTTGACAATTTAGCAAACGAACCCAAATGGTTAAATTTAACTCCCATTTTTTGTAGTTCAGGTAAATTTTTATCAACAAAATTAATAAACAGATCCATCAAAAAATCTACCTCTGTTTTGGAGCGTTTCCAATTTTCAGTGGAAAAAGCAAAAACCGTAATTATTTTAAGACCGATTTTTTGAGCATACAAAAGAATATCTTTTAATCGGTCTGCCCCTGCCTTATGCCCGGCCATGGCCGGCAGTCCCCTCTCCTTGGCCCATCTCCGATTCCCATCCATGATAATTCCTATATGTTTCAACATAATACAGCTTATTTTAGCATAGCTTGACATTTTTTTACAGTTTGTTATGATATTATCACTCACCTCCTACGAGTGATAATAACCTCCTAGCTAAACCTAACAATAATATGATTCCCCAAAATTTTACCAATAAATCCCAAGAAATCATTCAAAACGCGGC from Patescibacteria group bacterium includes these protein-coding regions:
- a CDS encoding isoprenyl transferase, which codes for MSSYAKISCIMLKHIGIIMDGNRRWAKERGLPAMAGHKAGADRLKDILLYAQKIGLKIITVFAFSTENWKRSKTEVDFLMDLFINFVDKNLPELQKMGVKFNHLGSFAKLSKKVQEKIKKATEATKDNNELIFNIALNYGGRDEIVRAVQNIVEQKYKPEEVDEELIGAHLDTAGQDDPDLIIRTSGEQRLSGFLPWQSAYSELYFTDVYWPDFDAKELDKAITEYNNRQRRFGN